In Bacteroides cellulosilyticus, the genomic stretch TAGATGATATCGGCTCCACCGGCATACTGCATAGACCAGTACACCATATATTTTCCGGCTTCAGGATCAAAAACCGTCTGCGGTGCCCAAACACGCTTCAGCTTTTCCTGTCCTTTATAACGTTTCTGCATATTAATGATGGAATGCGTCCAGTTTACAAGGTCATTGGACTTCAGCAGCACCATTGCACGGTTCGAATCCCAACCATTGTCAGATACCATATCTGTCACCACCATATAAAAGGTATGCCCGTCCTGGCTTCTCAGGATATGCGGGTCGCGCACACCACCGGTCGAACTGATTACTTTCGAATCAAGAACGGGCTTGCCGTCATTCAGTGCCCAATATGTATATCCGTCCATACTTACGGCATAACATACGGCTTCTTCACTGATGTGGTTACCTGTAAAGTAGGTGAACAAATAAGCCACATAATCTTTTTCAACGATAGGATGTTGTTGCTGAGAGAATGAAGGCAATGTTATTGCCAACATCAAGCTAATTGCAATTGCAAATTGTTTCATAGTATTCCTCATAAAATTCACGTTAGTTATTGGGTGTCAAAAATACACATAAAATAAGAGATATACTACCACGAATCATGCAAAAAGGGAATAATTTTGTGTCATTTCATTAAAAAACAAAGTTTTACCCAGGTTATTAAACCAAAATGGAGCTTGCCAATGCCGACAAACTCCATTTTGTATCTTCTGGAAAAAATAGAATAATCAATTCAGGAATCGTACCATTTCGCAAGCCGCCAGTAAGAAAGCACCTACTCCAAAGTTAGCTGTTGAATTGGCATCTACCACTTGTCCCGGAATGGCCTTCTCGCCGATGGGTTGCACATAGCCGATGCGTCCATCCGGTTGCAAAGCAACAGTCGTCAGATACTTCCAGGCTTTTTCTATTACAGGCTGATAAGTAGCCTTATCCAAAAAGCCGTTATTCATTCCCCACAACAGACCATAAGTAAAGAAAGCAGTGCCACTGGTTTCCGGTCCGGGAGCATGCTCCGGATCAAGCAGACTCCGTGTCCAGTATCCTTCCGGTTGCTGACAGGCAGCCACAGCTTTTGCCATCGCACGGTAACGGTCTATATATTCCTGACGATATTTATCCGTTTCAGGCAAATCTTTCAGGACTTTAACCAAGGCAGCTAAAACCCATCCATCTCCACGAGCCCAGAAATCTTTCTTACCATTCACACTTTTATGTTTAGGATAGATATATTTTCCGTCACGATAATAAAGCGCATCTTCCGGATCGTACATCAGACTGTCGGCAAATGCCCAGTACTCATGCAGTTTCTCCAGGTAAAGCGGATTGCCGGTAATCTTATATAGTTTAGTCATCACAGGCATCACCATGTAAAGACCGTCAGCCCACCACCAATAATCATTCTTATCTGTACTCATCTGATATTCCATTACTTCGCGGGCACGAGCTATTTTTTGAGTATCCGGTTCTATATTATATAAATCGGCATACGTCTGAAAGCAAATCTGGTAATCACCAAAAAGCACATAGTCATCACTCTCGCCATAGCTGTATTTCCATTCGGCTTTATTATCCGACTTAGCACCCTTCCACTGATTATGTTCAGCCCAAGCCTTGGAGTAGTTCATGAAATCGGAGTCACCAGTCAGGAAGAATGCTTCCATATTACCACTATGATAAGCTGCATTGTCCCAGAAAGAGCGTCCGTGCTCTGGATTCTGGGTTTGCCAATAGTTGTTCACTTTATAAATAATATCCACAATCTCTTTGGCTTCATCCTTAGGGGAAGCACAAGCCGACATTCCGTTCAGACAAAAAGCCAGGACCAGAATGTTTCCGAAATACTTTTTCATACTAATATGCTTATTCATTTAATTAATCTATTTACCTTATTCATATTCATATCATTAGAGATGCTTCCCGTTTCCCCTAATAGAAACGCCCGTTCCCCCTAATAGAAACGTCAGTTTCCTCTAATGGGAACGCAAGTTTCCTCTAATGGGAACTATTGTTTCCCTATAGGGGAACTGTAATCTCCTCATATAGAAACGGAATTCGCCCTTCGTTGAGAATCAGAACATCCTACATGAACTCCGATTTAACTCACTGTCATCTCACTTCCAGCACATACACCGGCTGAGGAGCAAAGTCCACCATACGTTCTCCATCCCCTTGCTTGGTATGTTGCACAAAGAGATGAAGACGGCGTTTTTGCTTCCAAAGTTCCGTATCATGCGACGGTTCCCAGGCATCTACCGGAAAATCCGTCAAATCAGTAAAAGTCCATTCACCCGTCCCGACTGCTGACGCATGCGCTATTGACACCCGGCTTCCCCGTTCTTCGTCGCGGAAGATGTAGAAGATTTCACCACCATCTACCACGATACGCGGACGGGCAATGGGAATCATCTTGGTGCCGCCCCCTTTCAACGAAAAGGGCGTCCGGCGATCCGAAACCTGGCGGTTACGCCACATGGCACCGTCATGCCATACAATACGGTATTGGGGGATTTCACTGTCGGGATCACGCCAGTAAGTCGCGATATAAGGATTGCCGCCCGCATCGGCACTCA encodes the following:
- a CDS encoding glycoside hydrolase family 88 protein, with amino-acid sequence MSACASPKDEAKEIVDIIYKVNNYWQTQNPEHGRSFWDNAAYHSGNMEAFFLTGDSDFMNYSKAWAEHNQWKGAKSDNKAEWKYSYGESDDYVLFGDYQICFQTYADLYNIEPDTQKIARAREVMEYQMSTDKNDYWWWADGLYMVMPVMTKLYKITGNPLYLEKLHEYWAFADSLMYDPEDALYYRDGKYIYPKHKSVNGKKDFWARGDGWVLAALVKVLKDLPETDKYRQEYIDRYRAMAKAVAACQQPEGYWTRSLLDPEHAPGPETSGTAFFTYGLLWGMNNGFLDKATYQPVIEKAWKYLTTVALQPDGRIGYVQPIGEKAIPGQVVDANSTANFGVGAFLLAACEMVRFLN